One region of Armatimonadota bacterium genomic DNA includes:
- the dut gene encoding dUTP diphosphatase, translating to MAQVTVKVLIQKLPGAEDLPLPDYATAGAAGIDLHAAVENDTILNPGERKLISAGIRIAIPEGFEGQIRPRSGLALRHGIGCVNSPGTIDSDYRGPIQVILINFGDEPFTIHRGDRIAQLVIAPVAKAVLVESEFLPETERSDAGFGHTGIAPTNNR from the coding sequence ATGGCTCAAGTAACGGTAAAAGTTCTCATCCAAAAGCTACCTGGTGCCGAGGACCTTCCTCTCCCTGATTATGCAACTGCTGGAGCCGCTGGCATTGACCTTCATGCGGCAGTGGAAAACGATACAATCCTCAATCCAGGCGAGCGCAAGCTCATTTCAGCTGGTATACGAATAGCAATCCCCGAAGGTTTTGAAGGGCAAATACGCCCAAGAAGCGGCTTGGCGCTAAGACATGGCATTGGTTGTGTTAATTCTCCTGGCACGATTGATTCTGATTACCGAGGGCCTATCCAAGTAATTTTAATCAACTTTGGCGATGAACCATTTACTATCCATCGGGGAGACCGCATTGCTCAGCTTGTGATTGCACCAGTTGCGAAGGCCGTCCTTGTCGAATCAGAATTTCTGCCTGAAACTGAGCGCAGCGACGCTGGCTTTGGCCACACAGGCATTGCTCCGACGAATAACAGATAG